The DNA sequence CCGCCGCGCCGTCGTGCCGGTGTACTCGCTGATGGTGGCCACCGAGCCGCTGCCGGAGCAGTTCTGGGAGCGGGCGGGGCTCGCCGAACGGGAGACCTTCACCGACCTGCGGCGGCTGGTCGTCTACGGGCAGCGGACCGCCGACGGGCGGCTGGCGTTCGGCGGGCGCGGGGCGCCGTACCACTTCGGATCGGCGGTGCGGCCGTCGTACGACAGCGTGCCCCGGGTGCACGAGGCGCTGCGTCGTACGCTGCGTGAGCTGTTCCCGGCCCTGGACGGCGCCGGGTTCACCCACTCCTGGGGCGGGCCGCTCGGCATCGCCCGCGACTGGCACCCGTCCGTGGGCCTGGACCGCGCCACCGGCCTGGCCTGGGCCGGCGGGTACGTCGGCGACGGTGTGGCCGCCACCAACCTGGCCGGGCGGACCCTGGCCGACCTGATCACCGGCCACGAGACCGAGCGGACCGGCCTGCCCTGGGTCAATCACCGCTCGCCGAGCTGGGAGCCCGAACCGCTGCGCTGGCTCGGCATCAACACCGCCCTGCGCGGTGTCGTCGCCCTCGACGCCCTGTCCCGCCTCAGGCCGGGGGGATGACCCGCAGGTGGCCGCGGCGGCCGGGCGTGTGGGTCGGCGCCGGCTCCGGCGGCTCGGGGGCGCGCGGGTGCGGTCGGGCCGCCTCGCGTACGGCCTCGGCCAGCGCGACCAGGTCGTCGGTGGTCGGCGGCGGCGGCTCGAACTCGCCGTCGTAGCGGACCAGCTCCCAGCCCCGGGGCGCGGTCAGGCTCAGCGCGTGCGGCTCGCACAGGTCGTACGTGTGCGGCTCCTGGTGCGCCGCGAGCGGCCCGACCACCGCGGTCGACTCGGCGTAGACATAGGTCAGCGTTGCGACCGCCTGCCGGGGGCAGCCGTTACGAGAGCAACGCCGTGGAGACCTCAC is a window from the Catellatospora sp. TT07R-123 genome containing:
- a CDS encoding DUF3499 domain-containing protein, whose protein sequence is MRSPRRCSRNGCPRQAVATLTYVYAESTAVVGPLAAHQEPHTYDLCEPHALSLTAPRGWELVRYDGEFEPPPPTTDDLVALAEAVREAARPHPRAPEPPEPAPTHTPGRRGHLRVIPPA